A DNA window from Oncorhynchus tshawytscha isolate Ot180627B linkage group LG13, Otsh_v2.0, whole genome shotgun sequence contains the following coding sequences:
- the LOC112232399 gene encoding protein JTB-like isoform X2 yields the protein MGRMESDCRIPMLCLRPRVLALHALFWGLVSLRVFGAALLSEEKTTVARPVTTPCWQMEEFVVAVECSQCNAFQSSWAACTQTGYVERINCTKSNKDEYKSCRSTLMEEHLFWKFEGAMLGLTILFALVVVARQRSLDRLASEKVRRQIESI from the exons ATGGGGAGGATGGAGAGCGATTGCAGAATCCCCATGTTGTGCTTGAGGCCCAGAGTCCTGGCTTTGCATGCACTCTTTTGGGGTTTGGTGTCTCTCAG AGTGTTTGGTGCAGCTCTGCTGAGTGAGGAGAAGACCACAG TGGCCAGGCCGGTAACCACCCCCTGTTGGCAGATGGAGGAGTTTGTGGTTGCGGTGGAATGCTCCCAGTGCAACGCTTTCCAGTCG TCATGGGCAGCATGTACTCAGACGGGATACGTGGAGAGGATCAACTGCACCAAGTCTAATAAAGACGAGTACAAGAG CTGCCGCTCTACCCTGATGGAGGAACACCTTTTCTGGAAGTTTGAGGGAGCCATGTTGGGCCTTACCATACTGTTCGCCCTCGTAGTGGTCGCTAGGCAACGTTCGCTGGACCGGCTTGCCTCCGAGAAAGTCCGCAGGCAGATCGAGTCCATCTAG
- the LOC112232400 gene encoding cocaine- and amphetamine-regulated transcript protein-like: MDSIRVRALFYLGVCLSVFSVVCQGQMSDDNRLSSQEEQFPLGYVTRDLANALERLLEGVQQNDRIGLSVEKKASLIPRCDVGERCAMKHGPRIGRLCDCLRGTACNTFFLRCY; this comes from the exons ATGGACAGCATCAGGGTTCGCGCACTCTTCTACCTgggcgtctgtctgtctgtcttcagtgTTGTTTGCCAGGGGCAGATGTCAGATGACAACAGACTCTCTTCACAAGAGGAACAATTTCCACTGGGATATGTCACCAGAGATTTG GCTAATGCGCTCGAGAGGCTTCTGGAAGGGGTACAGCAAAACGACAGGATAGGTCTATCAGTGGAGAAAAAAGCAAGTCTCATTCCAAGG TGTGATGTTGGAGAACGGTGCGCTATGAAGCACGGGCCGCGCATTGGAAGGCTTTGTGATTGTCTGCGAGGCACCGCGTGCAACACATTTTTCCTGCGTTGTTACTGA
- the LOC112232399 gene encoding protein JTB-like isoform X1, translating into MGRMESDCRIPMLCLRPRVLALHALFWGLVSLRVFGAALLSEEKTTVARPVTTPCWQMEEFVVAVECSQCNAFQSKSWAACTQTGYVERINCTKSNKDEYKSCRSTLMEEHLFWKFEGAMLGLTILFALVVVARQRSLDRLASEKVRRQIESI; encoded by the exons ATGGGGAGGATGGAGAGCGATTGCAGAATCCCCATGTTGTGCTTGAGGCCCAGAGTCCTGGCTTTGCATGCACTCTTTTGGGGTTTGGTGTCTCTCAG AGTGTTTGGTGCAGCTCTGCTGAGTGAGGAGAAGACCACAG TGGCCAGGCCGGTAACCACCCCCTGTTGGCAGATGGAGGAGTTTGTGGTTGCGGTGGAATGCTCCCAGTGCAACGCTTTCCAGTCG AAGTCATGGGCAGCATGTACTCAGACGGGATACGTGGAGAGGATCAACTGCACCAAGTCTAATAAAGACGAGTACAAGAG CTGCCGCTCTACCCTGATGGAGGAACACCTTTTCTGGAAGTTTGAGGGAGCCATGTTGGGCCTTACCATACTGTTCGCCCTCGTAGTGGTCGCTAGGCAACGTTCGCTGGACCGGCTTGCCTCCGAGAAAGTCCGCAGGCAGATCGAGTCCATCTAG